A window of the Hymenobacter sp. GOD-10R genome harbors these coding sequences:
- a CDS encoding YcaO-like family protein, translating to MHYNLLEVFGLEKYAPIIDWGKRGNTVTYSHVRQTGGTDPKWWVGTAKLANNPIGRHFKNNMNASAGTSIYIKETLLRTIGETIERYSSTNSHLVDTPVMLPVDATKGYVRCHSQEPSPPSYKSVTTPVPIEHTQVIRLADNSVDYLPSEHMHLGFMQYRNRPMHTSPISTGCAFFPDQVTAIWKGICEVVERDAMMRAWHTRQQCTRIDLNSIIDFDITERLHRIKDQGLALQVFEISSIVSIPVMYAILIGEEFPYYCVGASADASPERAIIKAVDEVVSIRTMANWNGFRRQGERDYELFDWVNSLDKHMELYANWRDTPAFDFLLRQTAPAVTLPELRQQKAWLQEPHSYAELQGIGQDLAAQGYDVYWKDVSIPDVKEFGYVTKVTVPQMIPLSQAFSCRWLSPLFDDDTIATVNPYPHPFS from the coding sequence ATGCACTATAATCTATTAGAAGTCTTCGGACTAGAGAAATACGCGCCCATTATCGACTGGGGCAAGCGCGGTAATACCGTTACCTACAGCCACGTACGACAGACGGGCGGCACGGATCCCAAGTGGTGGGTAGGTACGGCTAAGCTAGCTAACAATCCTATTGGGCGGCACTTTAAAAATAATATGAATGCCTCTGCAGGCACCTCTATCTACATTAAGGAAACATTGCTGCGTACAATCGGTGAGACAATCGAGCGCTATAGCTCTACTAACTCGCACTTGGTGGATACGCCGGTGATGCTGCCGGTCGACGCTACAAAAGGCTACGTACGGTGTCACTCCCAAGAGCCAAGCCCACCGAGCTACAAGAGTGTCACAACTCCAGTACCTATTGAACACACCCAGGTAATTCGTCTCGCTGATAACAGCGTGGATTATCTGCCTTCCGAGCACATGCACCTAGGTTTTATGCAATATCGCAACCGGCCGATGCATACGTCTCCAATTTCAACGGGCTGCGCTTTTTTTCCTGATCAAGTTACAGCCATTTGGAAAGGTATCTGCGAGGTAGTGGAACGCGATGCAATGATGCGAGCTTGGCATACTCGCCAACAGTGTACCCGTATCGACTTGAACTCTATCATTGATTTCGATATCACGGAGCGATTGCACCGGATCAAAGATCAAGGGCTTGCCTTACAAGTGTTTGAGATTTCTTCGATCGTTTCTATTCCAGTCATGTACGCCATTCTCATTGGCGAGGAGTTCCCCTACTACTGCGTTGGTGCCTCAGCTGACGCCAGTCCTGAACGGGCCATCATCAAGGCTGTCGATGAAGTAGTGTCTATTCGGACAATGGCCAACTGGAATGGTTTCCGGCGTCAGGGCGAACGGGACTACGAACTTTTCGATTGGGTAAACAGCCTGGACAAGCATATGGAATTATACGCTAATTGGCGAGATACTCCTGCTTTTGACTTCCTTTTGCGACAAACTGCTCCTGCCGTGACTCTACCGGAGTTGCGACAGCAAAAAGCCTGGCTGCAGGAGCCCCACTCCTACGCTGAACTGCAAGGCATTGGTCAAGATCTAGCTGCCCAAGGCTATGACGTGTACTGGAAAGACGTTTCTATCCCTGACGTGAAGGAGTTTGGCTACGTCACGAAAGTGACAGTTCCCCAGATGATTCCTCTGTCGCAGGCTTTCTCCTGCCGCTGGTTGTCGCCTTTATTCGACGACGACACCATCGCCACAGTTAATCCTTATCCACATCCCTTTTCTTAA
- a CDS encoding TOMM precursor leader peptide-binding protein — MEKHIWSHFFEDQNIRFPEQPKLIDGISVYDAPYGLGIQFRGGPDKLVLRGKSSSALFSSLAHLLDGKNTLASIFDVTRPDFDINEVATMLKILHSYNLLADGLHYDVQATPAEIDPWKLQKAYYKRVIGKTAYNKSATSVVSSIDNAKVLLIASENLAPVFVYNLKLAGFKHIGLNYIRTEGEVTLPSSESEDDLMTYTDITDLNEPGLRNELAKRIDDYHYVLVGLENPSINFVQQLNEFCKIKNKKVLFVLSKDNHFEIGPYFVPNSTACYNCSILRQNSYKEDAIFDKVHSQHLHDTEQKVDTAIKGIDLVSASAAVGYAVSELSKIVSKLSKPNLINRVVDYDFLNGTIDNIHLMPVPGCPVCSN, encoded by the coding sequence TCAATTCAGGGGTGGACCTGACAAACTAGTGTTGCGCGGCAAAAGCTCAAGCGCTCTATTTAGTTCTTTGGCGCACCTGCTCGATGGAAAGAATACTTTGGCTTCAATATTTGATGTTACTAGGCCTGACTTCGATATCAACGAAGTGGCTACTATGTTAAAGATATTACATTCTTATAATCTGCTAGCTGATGGTCTGCATTACGACGTGCAAGCTACGCCAGCAGAAATTGATCCGTGGAAGCTACAAAAAGCTTATTATAAGCGAGTGATTGGCAAGACCGCCTATAATAAAAGCGCTACATCTGTTGTATCCTCTATTGATAATGCCAAGGTATTATTGATTGCTTCAGAAAACCTAGCACCGGTATTTGTTTACAACCTTAAACTTGCTGGCTTTAAACATATTGGGCTGAATTACATTCGAACTGAAGGAGAAGTTACATTGCCGTCCTCGGAAAGCGAAGATGATTTAATGACCTATACTGATATTACAGATTTGAACGAGCCAGGTTTACGCAATGAGTTAGCCAAACGAATTGATGATTATCATTACGTGCTTGTAGGACTCGAAAATCCATCTATCAATTTCGTACAGCAGCTTAATGAGTTCTGCAAAATAAAGAACAAAAAAGTACTATTCGTACTCAGCAAGGATAATCACTTCGAGATAGGTCCGTATTTCGTACCAAATAGTACGGCTTGCTATAACTGTTCGATTTTACGACAGAATAGCTACAAAGAAGATGCTATTTTCGACAAAGTACATAGTCAACATTTACACGATACGGAACAGAAAGTAGATACTGCTATCAAAGGCATTGATCTGGTTAGTGCGAGTGCTGCTGTCGGCTACGCTGTTTCGGAACTATCAAAAATTGTTTCCAAGCTATCGAAACCAAATTTAATTAACCGAGTGGTGGATTACGATTTCCTCAATGGAACAATTGATAATATCCATTTGATGCCTGTACCGGGTTGCCCGGTTTGCTCTAACTAA